The following proteins are co-located in the Apis mellifera strain DH4 linkage group LG11, Amel_HAv3.1, whole genome shotgun sequence genome:
- the LOC551668 gene encoding regulatory-associated protein of mTOR isoform X1, giving the protein MMSVITSKSCHEEENLKSTEEDDWKIQLAFCKSRHSATIEGVNCITQTWRMKERMKTVSVALVLCLNVGVDPPDIVKTQPCARLECWIDPLSVSPQKALETIGSNLQKQYERWQPRARYKQSLDPTVEEVKKLCTSLRRNAKEERVLFHYNGHGVPKPTSNGEIWVFNRTYTQYIPLSVYDLQTWMGAPSIYVYDCSNAGIIVESFQQFAEQHEKEYEMEKQAVQQNRASGVAGTSTPSYKNCIQLAACAASQILPMNPDLPADIFTSCLTTPIKIALRWFVMQNTSKLVPKISLDLIDKIPGQLTDRRTMLGELNWIFTAITDTIAWNTLPRDLFQRLFRQDLLVASLFRNFLLAERILRSYDCTPVSCPKLPPTYQHPMWQAWDLALDLCLAQLPSILENEDQFVHSPFFEEQLTAFQVWLTLGSKNRNPPEQLPIVLQVLLSQVHRLRALELLGRFLDLGPWAVNLALSVGIFPYVLKLLQSNARELRPLLVFIWAKILAVDSTCQADLVRDGGHKYFLSVLQDTSIPSEHRTLAAFVLASIVNDYRPGQIAANHGSLVSICLEQLGDLNALLRQWLCLCLARLWHNYDKARWCGVRDIAHEKLFTLLQDPVPEVRAASVYALGTFINSVTTRSEHANNIDQIIAMTLINTVSYDMCPLVRKELVVALQWMVLHFENSFVTLALAEENSRKDLVVETLSPFSGMRRISSRDRLKMLSPNNTYNPESTEGFGQDRIKRVSSSSSISSLGNNWEFVRKPCESLGHSSLGNLPSLSYGSVYMKLWHGLCSLDNDPHPVVATMSQKVTNHIRNQVKESSTPKEVIETKISSSLSLPPSPSNRTTYLSNSKGDSPPTVNSGTDLLRSSRIPSHSNRSRKPIPNTISEEADEVAGIKTPLTTSQFVEWSCAQFAQPVSLETEIESMNDMESRIHYEREWRYLRNKRQRREAREEQLRAIQSRVEFQVFHTRCSHSPEVLTFHPFEPHLAVALKDFFGVWDCQTGAKLTYCASHGNKMSRITALEFINAHDVTLLMAGSDDGSVRVWKNYSSMLNRDPVLLTAWQAMADIQPAAKTTTATAGLVTKWEQKSLTLAVTGDVRIVRLWDAETELKKQDIPTGADCCATCIDVDGVGAMMAVGCGDGSVRLFDRRLPPLESRVMIWREHTAWVLGTSLRKCERSTPQLFTGSSSGDIRIFDLRKNSSVSTVQITQGITALAAHEMTDIFACGSTNHCISVYNTMGQHLNTIKFHEGFMATRISPVSCLSFHPYRVILAAGCVDSTITAYASEPRR; this is encoded by the exons ATGATGTCAGTAATTACTTCTAAATCATGCCACGAGGAAGAGAATTTGAAATCGACGGAAGAGGATGATTGGAAAATACAGCTTGCATTTTGTAAATCACGGCATAGTGCAACAATTGAGGGTGTAAACTGTATTACACAGACATGGAGAATGAAAGAACga atgaaaaCTGTGAGCGTGGCTCTAGttttatgtttaaatgttGGCGTTGATCCACCAGATATTGTCAAGACGCAACCGTGCGCACGTTTAGAGTGTTGGATCG atCCTTTATCAGTGAGTCCACAGAAAGCATTAGAAACTATAGGTTCTAATTTACAAAAACAGTATGAACGATGGCAGCCAAGAGCTCGTTATAAACAAAGCTTAGATCCTACTGTTgaagaagttaaaaaattatgtacatCTTTAAGACGAAAtgcaaaagaagaaagagttctttttcattataatggtCATGGTGTTCCTAAACCTACTAGTAATGGTGAAATATGGGTATTTAATAGG acatatacacaatatattcCTTTGTCTGTATATGATTTACAAACATGGATGGGTGCACCTAgtatttatgtatatgatTGTTCCAATGCAGGTATCATTGTAGAATCTTTTCAGCAATTTGCAGAACAACATGAAAAGGAATATgag aTGGAAAAACAGGCAGTTCAACAAAATCGTGCAAGTGGAGTAGCAGGTACCTCAACACCATCttacaaaaattgtattcaattGGCAGCATGTGCGGCTAGTCAGATTTTGCCTATGAATCCAGATTTACCTGCAGATATATTTACATCATGTCTTACAACtccaataaaaattgcattgcGATG gttTGTAATGCAAAATACATCTAAATTGGTACCAAAAATATCATTAGATTTAATTGAtaa aattccaGGACAATTAACTGATAGAAGAACAATGTTAGGAGAACTTAATTGGATTTTTACAGCAATTACTGATACTATAGCATGGAATACATTGCCAAgag atttatttcagAGATTATTCAGACAAGATTTATTAGTAGCtagtttatttagaaattttctactTGCTGAGCGAATATTACGTTCGTATGATTGCACTCCAGTTTCTTGTCCAAAATTACCACCTACTTATcag CATCCTATGTGGCAAGCATGGGATTTAGCACTTGATCTTTGCTTAGCACAATTACCATCTATTCTTGAGAATGAAGATCAATTTGTGCATTCGCCATTTTTTGAAGAGCAACTAACTGCTTTTCAAGTATGGCTTACATTAGGTTCTAAAAATCGTAATCCACCAGAACAACTGCCAATAGTTTTACAAGTATTATTAAGTCAAGTTCATAGACTTAGAGCATTGGAATTATTAGGACGTTTTCTTGATCTTGGTCCATGGGCAGTGAATTTGGCTCTTAGTGTAGGCATTTTTccatatgttttaaaattacttcagAGTAACGCTAGAGAACTACGTCCATTACTTGTATTTATATGGGCAAAAATTCTTGCAGTTGATAGt ACTTGTCAAGCAGATTTGGTACGAGATGGAgggcataaatattttttatctgttCTTCAAGATACTTCAATAcca agTGAACACAGAACATTAGCAGCATTTGTTTTGGCTAGTATTGTGAATGATTATCGACCAGGTCAGATTGCTGCAAATCATGGTAGTCTTGTTTCTATTTGTTTAGAACAACTTGGAGATTTGAATGCTTTATTACGACAGTGGTTATGTTTATGCCTTGCAAGACTTTGGCATAATTATGACAAAGCAAGATGGTGTGGAGTCAGAGATATTGCTCATGAGAAATTGTTTACATTATTACAAGATCCAGTTCCTGag gTCCGAGCAGCTAGTGTTTATGCTTTGGGAACATTTATAAACAGTGTAACAACACGAAGTGAGCATGCGAATAATATTGATCAAATCATAGCTATGACTCTTATTAATACTGTATCTTATGATATGTGTCCTTTAGTTAGAAAA GAATTAGTAGTAGCACTTCAATGGATGGtattacattttgaaaattcttttgtaaCTTTAGCATTGGCTGAAGAAAATAGCAGAAAAGATTTAGTAGTAGAGACATTATCACCATTTAGTGGAATGAGACGTATTAGTTCTAGAGATAGACTAAAAATGCTTTCtccaaataatacatataatccaGAGAGTACAGAAGGATTTGGACAGGATCGTATTAAAAGAgtgtcatcatcatcatctatTAGTAGTTTAG GAAATAATTGGGAGTTCGTGAGGAAACCTTGCGAGTCACTTG gacACAGTTCTCTTGGAAATTTACCAAGTCTTTCTTATGGTAGTGTGTATATGAAATTATGGCATGGATTATGTAGTCTTGATAATGATCCTCATCCTGTGGTTGCTACTATGTCTCAAAAAGTCACTAATCACATTCGAAATCAG GTCAAAGAATCTTCTACACCTAAGGAAgtaattgaaacaaaaatatcttcaTCACTATCTCTTCCACCTTCTCCATCAAATCGTACTACATATTTAag taatagCAAAGGAGACTCACCGCCTACTGTAAACTCTGGAACTGATCTATTACGTTCATCAAGAATACCATCACATAGTAATCGTTCAAGAAAACCAATTCCTAATACA ATATCAGAAGAAGCAGATGAAGTTGCTGGAATAAAAACACCATTAACAACTTCACAATTTGTTGAATGGAGTTGTGCTCAATTTGCCCAGCCAGTTAGTTTAGAAACTGAAATTGAATCTATGAATGATATGGAAAGTAGAATTCATTATGAAAGAGAATGGcg GTacttaagaaataaaagacaAAGACGTGAAGCAAGAGAAGAACAATTACGTGCAATACAAAGTAGAGTAGAATTTCAAGTATTTCATACAAGGTGTTCACATTCTCCGGAAGTTTTAACATTTCATCCTTTTGAACCTCATTTGGCTGTAGCATTGAAAGATTTCTTTgg aGTATGGGATTGTCAAACTGGTGCAAAATTGACTTATTGTGCAAGTCATGGTAATAAAATGTCACGTATTACAGCactagaatttattaatgctCATGATGTGACTTTATTAATGGCTGGTTCTGATGATGGTTCAGTTAGagtatggaaaaattatagtaGTATGCTAAATCGCGATCCAGTTTTACTTACTGCTTGGCAAGCAATGGCTGATATACAACCTGCAGCAAAAACAACTACTg cAACAGCTGGATTAGTCACTAAGTGGGAGCAAAAATCGCTTACATTAGCTGTGACGGGCGATGTTCGCATTGTTAGACTTTGGGATGCAGAAACtgaattaaagaaacaagATATACCAACGGGTGCTGATTGCTGTGCTACATGTATTGATGTTGATGGTGTAG gTGCAATGATGGCAGTAGGATGTGGAGATGGTTCAGTTCGTTTATTCGATAGAAGATTGCCTCCATTAGAATCAAGAGTTATGATTTGGAGGGAGCATACAGCTTGGGTGTTAGGTACATCTTTAAGAAAATGTGAAAGATCTACACCACAGTTGTTCACTGGATCATCTTCAGgagatattagaatatttgatcttagaaaaaattcttctgtAAGCACTGTACAGATAACACAAGGTATTACAGCATTGGCAGCACATGAAATGACTGATATATTTGCGTG tggATCAACAAATCATTGTATAAGTGTGTATAACACAATGGGACAACATTTAAacacaataaaatttcatgaagGATTTATGGCTACTCGTATTAGTCCTGTAAGTTGTTTGAGTTTTCATCCTTATCGTGTAATTCTAGCAGCTGGTTGTGTAGACAGTACTATTACAGCATATGCATCTGAACCACGTAGATGA
- the LOC551668 gene encoding regulatory-associated protein of mTOR isoform X2, producing the protein MMSVITSKSCHEEENLKSTEEDDWKIQLAFCKSRHSATIEGVNCITQTWRMKERMKTVSVALVLCLNVGVDPPDIVKTQPCARLECWIDPLSVSPQKALETIGSNLQKQYERWQPRARYKQSLDPTVEEVKKLCTSLRRNAKEERVLFHYNGHGVPKPTSNGEIWVFNRTYTQYIPLSVYDLQTWMGAPSIYVYDCSNAGIIVESFQQFAEQHEKEYEMEKQAVQQNRASGVAGTSTPSYKNCIQLAACAASQILPMNPDLPADIFTSCLTTPIKIALRWFVMQNTSKLVPKISLDLIDKIPGQLTDRRTMLGELNWIFTAITDTIAWNTLPRDLFQRLFRQDLLVASLFRNFLLAERILRSYDCTPVSCPKLPPTYQHPMWQAWDLALDLCLAQLPSILENEDQFVHSPFFEEQLTAFQVWLTLGSKNRNPPEQLPIVLQVLLSQVHRLRALELLGRFLDLGPWAVNLALSVGIFPYVLKLLQSNARELRPLLVFIWAKILAVDSTCQADLVRDGGHKYFLSVLQDTSIPSEHRTLAAFVLASIVNDYRPGQIAANHGSLVSICLEQLGDLNALLRQWLCLCLARLWHNYDKARWCGVRDIAHEKLFTLLQDPVPEVRAASVYALGTFINSVTTRSEHANNIDQIIAMTLINTVSYDMCPLVRKELVVALQWMVLHFENSFVTLALAEENSRKDLVVETLSPFSGMRRISSRDRLKMLSPNNTYNPESTEGFGQDRIKRVSSSSSISSLGHSSLGNLPSLSYGSVYMKLWHGLCSLDNDPHPVVATMSQKVTNHIRNQVKESSTPKEVIETKISSSLSLPPSPSNRTTYLSNSKGDSPPTVNSGTDLLRSSRIPSHSNRSRKPIPNTISEEADEVAGIKTPLTTSQFVEWSCAQFAQPVSLETEIESMNDMESRIHYEREWRYLRNKRQRREAREEQLRAIQSRVEFQVFHTRCSHSPEVLTFHPFEPHLAVALKDFFGVWDCQTGAKLTYCASHGNKMSRITALEFINAHDVTLLMAGSDDGSVRVWKNYSSMLNRDPVLLTAWQAMADIQPAAKTTTATAGLVTKWEQKSLTLAVTGDVRIVRLWDAETELKKQDIPTGADCCATCIDVDGVGAMMAVGCGDGSVRLFDRRLPPLESRVMIWREHTAWVLGTSLRKCERSTPQLFTGSSSGDIRIFDLRKNSSVSTVQITQGITALAAHEMTDIFACGSTNHCISVYNTMGQHLNTIKFHEGFMATRISPVSCLSFHPYRVILAAGCVDSTITAYASEPRR; encoded by the exons ATGATGTCAGTAATTACTTCTAAATCATGCCACGAGGAAGAGAATTTGAAATCGACGGAAGAGGATGATTGGAAAATACAGCTTGCATTTTGTAAATCACGGCATAGTGCAACAATTGAGGGTGTAAACTGTATTACACAGACATGGAGAATGAAAGAACga atgaaaaCTGTGAGCGTGGCTCTAGttttatgtttaaatgttGGCGTTGATCCACCAGATATTGTCAAGACGCAACCGTGCGCACGTTTAGAGTGTTGGATCG atCCTTTATCAGTGAGTCCACAGAAAGCATTAGAAACTATAGGTTCTAATTTACAAAAACAGTATGAACGATGGCAGCCAAGAGCTCGTTATAAACAAAGCTTAGATCCTACTGTTgaagaagttaaaaaattatgtacatCTTTAAGACGAAAtgcaaaagaagaaagagttctttttcattataatggtCATGGTGTTCCTAAACCTACTAGTAATGGTGAAATATGGGTATTTAATAGG acatatacacaatatattcCTTTGTCTGTATATGATTTACAAACATGGATGGGTGCACCTAgtatttatgtatatgatTGTTCCAATGCAGGTATCATTGTAGAATCTTTTCAGCAATTTGCAGAACAACATGAAAAGGAATATgag aTGGAAAAACAGGCAGTTCAACAAAATCGTGCAAGTGGAGTAGCAGGTACCTCAACACCATCttacaaaaattgtattcaattGGCAGCATGTGCGGCTAGTCAGATTTTGCCTATGAATCCAGATTTACCTGCAGATATATTTACATCATGTCTTACAACtccaataaaaattgcattgcGATG gttTGTAATGCAAAATACATCTAAATTGGTACCAAAAATATCATTAGATTTAATTGAtaa aattccaGGACAATTAACTGATAGAAGAACAATGTTAGGAGAACTTAATTGGATTTTTACAGCAATTACTGATACTATAGCATGGAATACATTGCCAAgag atttatttcagAGATTATTCAGACAAGATTTATTAGTAGCtagtttatttagaaattttctactTGCTGAGCGAATATTACGTTCGTATGATTGCACTCCAGTTTCTTGTCCAAAATTACCACCTACTTATcag CATCCTATGTGGCAAGCATGGGATTTAGCACTTGATCTTTGCTTAGCACAATTACCATCTATTCTTGAGAATGAAGATCAATTTGTGCATTCGCCATTTTTTGAAGAGCAACTAACTGCTTTTCAAGTATGGCTTACATTAGGTTCTAAAAATCGTAATCCACCAGAACAACTGCCAATAGTTTTACAAGTATTATTAAGTCAAGTTCATAGACTTAGAGCATTGGAATTATTAGGACGTTTTCTTGATCTTGGTCCATGGGCAGTGAATTTGGCTCTTAGTGTAGGCATTTTTccatatgttttaaaattacttcagAGTAACGCTAGAGAACTACGTCCATTACTTGTATTTATATGGGCAAAAATTCTTGCAGTTGATAGt ACTTGTCAAGCAGATTTGGTACGAGATGGAgggcataaatattttttatctgttCTTCAAGATACTTCAATAcca agTGAACACAGAACATTAGCAGCATTTGTTTTGGCTAGTATTGTGAATGATTATCGACCAGGTCAGATTGCTGCAAATCATGGTAGTCTTGTTTCTATTTGTTTAGAACAACTTGGAGATTTGAATGCTTTATTACGACAGTGGTTATGTTTATGCCTTGCAAGACTTTGGCATAATTATGACAAAGCAAGATGGTGTGGAGTCAGAGATATTGCTCATGAGAAATTGTTTACATTATTACAAGATCCAGTTCCTGag gTCCGAGCAGCTAGTGTTTATGCTTTGGGAACATTTATAAACAGTGTAACAACACGAAGTGAGCATGCGAATAATATTGATCAAATCATAGCTATGACTCTTATTAATACTGTATCTTATGATATGTGTCCTTTAGTTAGAAAA GAATTAGTAGTAGCACTTCAATGGATGGtattacattttgaaaattcttttgtaaCTTTAGCATTGGCTGAAGAAAATAGCAGAAAAGATTTAGTAGTAGAGACATTATCACCATTTAGTGGAATGAGACGTATTAGTTCTAGAGATAGACTAAAAATGCTTTCtccaaataatacatataatccaGAGAGTACAGAAGGATTTGGACAGGATCGTATTAAAAGAgtgtcatcatcatcatctatTAGTAGTTTAG gacACAGTTCTCTTGGAAATTTACCAAGTCTTTCTTATGGTAGTGTGTATATGAAATTATGGCATGGATTATGTAGTCTTGATAATGATCCTCATCCTGTGGTTGCTACTATGTCTCAAAAAGTCACTAATCACATTCGAAATCAG GTCAAAGAATCTTCTACACCTAAGGAAgtaattgaaacaaaaatatcttcaTCACTATCTCTTCCACCTTCTCCATCAAATCGTACTACATATTTAag taatagCAAAGGAGACTCACCGCCTACTGTAAACTCTGGAACTGATCTATTACGTTCATCAAGAATACCATCACATAGTAATCGTTCAAGAAAACCAATTCCTAATACA ATATCAGAAGAAGCAGATGAAGTTGCTGGAATAAAAACACCATTAACAACTTCACAATTTGTTGAATGGAGTTGTGCTCAATTTGCCCAGCCAGTTAGTTTAGAAACTGAAATTGAATCTATGAATGATATGGAAAGTAGAATTCATTATGAAAGAGAATGGcg GTacttaagaaataaaagacaAAGACGTGAAGCAAGAGAAGAACAATTACGTGCAATACAAAGTAGAGTAGAATTTCAAGTATTTCATACAAGGTGTTCACATTCTCCGGAAGTTTTAACATTTCATCCTTTTGAACCTCATTTGGCTGTAGCATTGAAAGATTTCTTTgg aGTATGGGATTGTCAAACTGGTGCAAAATTGACTTATTGTGCAAGTCATGGTAATAAAATGTCACGTATTACAGCactagaatttattaatgctCATGATGTGACTTTATTAATGGCTGGTTCTGATGATGGTTCAGTTAGagtatggaaaaattatagtaGTATGCTAAATCGCGATCCAGTTTTACTTACTGCTTGGCAAGCAATGGCTGATATACAACCTGCAGCAAAAACAACTACTg cAACAGCTGGATTAGTCACTAAGTGGGAGCAAAAATCGCTTACATTAGCTGTGACGGGCGATGTTCGCATTGTTAGACTTTGGGATGCAGAAACtgaattaaagaaacaagATATACCAACGGGTGCTGATTGCTGTGCTACATGTATTGATGTTGATGGTGTAG gTGCAATGATGGCAGTAGGATGTGGAGATGGTTCAGTTCGTTTATTCGATAGAAGATTGCCTCCATTAGAATCAAGAGTTATGATTTGGAGGGAGCATACAGCTTGGGTGTTAGGTACATCTTTAAGAAAATGTGAAAGATCTACACCACAGTTGTTCACTGGATCATCTTCAGgagatattagaatatttgatcttagaaaaaattcttctgtAAGCACTGTACAGATAACACAAGGTATTACAGCATTGGCAGCACATGAAATGACTGATATATTTGCGTG tggATCAACAAATCATTGTATAAGTGTGTATAACACAATGGGACAACATTTAAacacaataaaatttcatgaagGATTTATGGCTACTCGTATTAGTCCTGTAAGTTGTTTGAGTTTTCATCCTTATCGTGTAATTCTAGCAGCTGGTTGTGTAGACAGTACTATTACAGCATATGCATCTGAACCACGTAGATGA
- the LOC551668 gene encoding regulatory-associated protein of mTOR isoform X3, with product MGAPSIYVYDCSNAGIIVESFQQFAEQHEKEYEMEKQAVQQNRASGVAGTSTPSYKNCIQLAACAASQILPMNPDLPADIFTSCLTTPIKIALRWFVMQNTSKLVPKISLDLIDKIPGQLTDRRTMLGELNWIFTAITDTIAWNTLPRDLFQRLFRQDLLVASLFRNFLLAERILRSYDCTPVSCPKLPPTYQHPMWQAWDLALDLCLAQLPSILENEDQFVHSPFFEEQLTAFQVWLTLGSKNRNPPEQLPIVLQVLLSQVHRLRALELLGRFLDLGPWAVNLALSVGIFPYVLKLLQSNARELRPLLVFIWAKILAVDSTCQADLVRDGGHKYFLSVLQDTSIPSEHRTLAAFVLASIVNDYRPGQIAANHGSLVSICLEQLGDLNALLRQWLCLCLARLWHNYDKARWCGVRDIAHEKLFTLLQDPVPEVRAASVYALGTFINSVTTRSEHANNIDQIIAMTLINTVSYDMCPLVRKELVVALQWMVLHFENSFVTLALAEENSRKDLVVETLSPFSGMRRISSRDRLKMLSPNNTYNPESTEGFGQDRIKRVSSSSSISSLGNNWEFVRKPCESLGHSSLGNLPSLSYGSVYMKLWHGLCSLDNDPHPVVATMSQKVTNHIRNQVKESSTPKEVIETKISSSLSLPPSPSNRTTYLSNSKGDSPPTVNSGTDLLRSSRIPSHSNRSRKPIPNTISEEADEVAGIKTPLTTSQFVEWSCAQFAQPVSLETEIESMNDMESRIHYEREWRYLRNKRQRREAREEQLRAIQSRVEFQVFHTRCSHSPEVLTFHPFEPHLAVALKDFFGVWDCQTGAKLTYCASHGNKMSRITALEFINAHDVTLLMAGSDDGSVRVWKNYSSMLNRDPVLLTAWQAMADIQPAAKTTTATAGLVTKWEQKSLTLAVTGDVRIVRLWDAETELKKQDIPTGADCCATCIDVDGVGAMMAVGCGDGSVRLFDRRLPPLESRVMIWREHTAWVLGTSLRKCERSTPQLFTGSSSGDIRIFDLRKNSSVSTVQITQGITALAAHEMTDIFACGSTNHCISVYNTMGQHLNTIKFHEGFMATRISPVSCLSFHPYRVILAAGCVDSTITAYASEPRR from the exons ATGGGTGCACCTAgtatttatgtatatgatTGTTCCAATGCAGGTATCATTGTAGAATCTTTTCAGCAATTTGCAGAACAACATGAAAAGGAATATgag aTGGAAAAACAGGCAGTTCAACAAAATCGTGCAAGTGGAGTAGCAGGTACCTCAACACCATCttacaaaaattgtattcaattGGCAGCATGTGCGGCTAGTCAGATTTTGCCTATGAATCCAGATTTACCTGCAGATATATTTACATCATGTCTTACAACtccaataaaaattgcattgcGATG gttTGTAATGCAAAATACATCTAAATTGGTACCAAAAATATCATTAGATTTAATTGAtaa aattccaGGACAATTAACTGATAGAAGAACAATGTTAGGAGAACTTAATTGGATTTTTACAGCAATTACTGATACTATAGCATGGAATACATTGCCAAgag atttatttcagAGATTATTCAGACAAGATTTATTAGTAGCtagtttatttagaaattttctactTGCTGAGCGAATATTACGTTCGTATGATTGCACTCCAGTTTCTTGTCCAAAATTACCACCTACTTATcag CATCCTATGTGGCAAGCATGGGATTTAGCACTTGATCTTTGCTTAGCACAATTACCATCTATTCTTGAGAATGAAGATCAATTTGTGCATTCGCCATTTTTTGAAGAGCAACTAACTGCTTTTCAAGTATGGCTTACATTAGGTTCTAAAAATCGTAATCCACCAGAACAACTGCCAATAGTTTTACAAGTATTATTAAGTCAAGTTCATAGACTTAGAGCATTGGAATTATTAGGACGTTTTCTTGATCTTGGTCCATGGGCAGTGAATTTGGCTCTTAGTGTAGGCATTTTTccatatgttttaaaattacttcagAGTAACGCTAGAGAACTACGTCCATTACTTGTATTTATATGGGCAAAAATTCTTGCAGTTGATAGt ACTTGTCAAGCAGATTTGGTACGAGATGGAgggcataaatattttttatctgttCTTCAAGATACTTCAATAcca agTGAACACAGAACATTAGCAGCATTTGTTTTGGCTAGTATTGTGAATGATTATCGACCAGGTCAGATTGCTGCAAATCATGGTAGTCTTGTTTCTATTTGTTTAGAACAACTTGGAGATTTGAATGCTTTATTACGACAGTGGTTATGTTTATGCCTTGCAAGACTTTGGCATAATTATGACAAAGCAAGATGGTGTGGAGTCAGAGATATTGCTCATGAGAAATTGTTTACATTATTACAAGATCCAGTTCCTGag gTCCGAGCAGCTAGTGTTTATGCTTTGGGAACATTTATAAACAGTGTAACAACACGAAGTGAGCATGCGAATAATATTGATCAAATCATAGCTATGACTCTTATTAATACTGTATCTTATGATATGTGTCCTTTAGTTAGAAAA GAATTAGTAGTAGCACTTCAATGGATGGtattacattttgaaaattcttttgtaaCTTTAGCATTGGCTGAAGAAAATAGCAGAAAAGATTTAGTAGTAGAGACATTATCACCATTTAGTGGAATGAGACGTATTAGTTCTAGAGATAGACTAAAAATGCTTTCtccaaataatacatataatccaGAGAGTACAGAAGGATTTGGACAGGATCGTATTAAAAGAgtgtcatcatcatcatctatTAGTAGTTTAG GAAATAATTGGGAGTTCGTGAGGAAACCTTGCGAGTCACTTG gacACAGTTCTCTTGGAAATTTACCAAGTCTTTCTTATGGTAGTGTGTATATGAAATTATGGCATGGATTATGTAGTCTTGATAATGATCCTCATCCTGTGGTTGCTACTATGTCTCAAAAAGTCACTAATCACATTCGAAATCAG GTCAAAGAATCTTCTACACCTAAGGAAgtaattgaaacaaaaatatcttcaTCACTATCTCTTCCACCTTCTCCATCAAATCGTACTACATATTTAag taatagCAAAGGAGACTCACCGCCTACTGTAAACTCTGGAACTGATCTATTACGTTCATCAAGAATACCATCACATAGTAATCGTTCAAGAAAACCAATTCCTAATACA ATATCAGAAGAAGCAGATGAAGTTGCTGGAATAAAAACACCATTAACAACTTCACAATTTGTTGAATGGAGTTGTGCTCAATTTGCCCAGCCAGTTAGTTTAGAAACTGAAATTGAATCTATGAATGATATGGAAAGTAGAATTCATTATGAAAGAGAATGGcg GTacttaagaaataaaagacaAAGACGTGAAGCAAGAGAAGAACAATTACGTGCAATACAAAGTAGAGTAGAATTTCAAGTATTTCATACAAGGTGTTCACATTCTCCGGAAGTTTTAACATTTCATCCTTTTGAACCTCATTTGGCTGTAGCATTGAAAGATTTCTTTgg aGTATGGGATTGTCAAACTGGTGCAAAATTGACTTATTGTGCAAGTCATGGTAATAAAATGTCACGTATTACAGCactagaatttattaatgctCATGATGTGACTTTATTAATGGCTGGTTCTGATGATGGTTCAGTTAGagtatggaaaaattatagtaGTATGCTAAATCGCGATCCAGTTTTACTTACTGCTTGGCAAGCAATGGCTGATATACAACCTGCAGCAAAAACAACTACTg cAACAGCTGGATTAGTCACTAAGTGGGAGCAAAAATCGCTTACATTAGCTGTGACGGGCGATGTTCGCATTGTTAGACTTTGGGATGCAGAAACtgaattaaagaaacaagATATACCAACGGGTGCTGATTGCTGTGCTACATGTATTGATGTTGATGGTGTAG gTGCAATGATGGCAGTAGGATGTGGAGATGGTTCAGTTCGTTTATTCGATAGAAGATTGCCTCCATTAGAATCAAGAGTTATGATTTGGAGGGAGCATACAGCTTGGGTGTTAGGTACATCTTTAAGAAAATGTGAAAGATCTACACCACAGTTGTTCACTGGATCATCTTCAGgagatattagaatatttgatcttagaaaaaattcttctgtAAGCACTGTACAGATAACACAAGGTATTACAGCATTGGCAGCACATGAAATGACTGATATATTTGCGTG tggATCAACAAATCATTGTATAAGTGTGTATAACACAATGGGACAACATTTAAacacaataaaatttcatgaagGATTTATGGCTACTCGTATTAGTCCTGTAAGTTGTTTGAGTTTTCATCCTTATCGTGTAATTCTAGCAGCTGGTTGTGTAGACAGTACTATTACAGCATATGCATCTGAACCACGTAGATGA